One window of Chryseobacterium sp. JJR-5R genomic DNA carries:
- a CDS encoding CusA/CzcA family heavy metal efflux RND transporter, producing the protein MNKFIKKIIAFSLKNKAFTFIWVAVLAVAGCISFKNMPIEAFPDVTNTQIVIITQWNGRSAEEVERFVTTPVELAMSPVQKKTSVRSTTMFGLSIVKILFDDGVDDTFARNQVNNQLRTISLPDEVDPEVQPPYGPTGEIFRYTLQSKTKDSRDLLTLQNWVIDRALRGVPGVADINVFGGRDKVFELSIDPRALDKYNLTPLQVYEAVTKSNLNVGGDVIEKNGQAYVVRGIGLVKSVSDIGNITIQNDSGNPVLVKSVAQVHESSMPRVGQAGLNGREDTVEGIVVMRKGENPREVLVGVKAKIKELNEKILPKDVKMVTFYDRDNLMDFTTETVMHNLFEGIILVTVIVLIFMADWRTTLIVSIIIPLSLLFAFLCLKMAGMSANLLSLGAVDFGIIIDGAVVMVEGLFVMLDHKAVKYGQEKFNKMAKAGWIKKTGTGLGKAIFFSKLIIITSLVPIFSFQKVEGKMFSPLAFTLGFALIGALIFTLTLVPVLSHILLNKNVKEKNNPFVNFWDKMVLKGFGYTFRHKKMSLIIAVSFMVVTLVSGKFLGTEFLPQLNEGSLWITAEMPMSSSLKESLKTADLLKKDIMSFPEVTDVLAQTGRSNDGTDPNGFGFVQFAVNLQPKEDWKRKITYDELIEGIDKKLRAYQGITFNYSQPISDNVAEAVAGFKAENGIKIYGDNLQILDRLAEAVMKQVKGIRGVKDAGIIKNIGQPEVSVVLDRDKMAAYGVMPDDAQSVLEMAFGGKTASEMFDGERKFPIRLRYAQDYRKDENDIAALMVPTQDGAKIPLKEISTIEKDNGAAFIYRDDIKRYIGVKFSIRDRDLGGTIADAQQSVAKIDLPDGYSVGWTGQFENQQRASKRLAEVVPVSMLGIFFLLFILFGNMKDALLVLANVPFALIGGIIALHLTGLNFGISAGVGMIALLGICIQNGVILITEFHQNVRDGAALEEAVFNGVKSRTRPVIMTALMASIGLLPAALSTGIGSESQKPLAIVIIGGLVTATVLTLLIFPVIFWIFNRTKKSQQIS; encoded by the coding sequence ATGAATAAATTCATAAAAAAAATCATTGCTTTTTCATTAAAAAACAAGGCCTTTACTTTTATCTGGGTAGCCGTGTTAGCGGTTGCAGGGTGCATAAGCTTCAAAAATATGCCTATTGAGGCCTTTCCCGATGTCACCAATACCCAGATTGTTATTATTACCCAATGGAACGGGCGGAGCGCGGAAGAAGTAGAGCGTTTTGTCACCACGCCCGTCGAGTTGGCCATGAGTCCGGTTCAGAAGAAAACCAGTGTGAGGAGCACGACGATGTTCGGGCTTTCCATTGTGAAAATTCTTTTTGACGATGGGGTGGATGATACGTTTGCCAGAAATCAGGTCAATAACCAGTTACGAACCATTAGCCTTCCTGATGAGGTAGACCCTGAAGTACAGCCACCCTACGGACCTACGGGTGAGATTTTCCGGTACACCTTACAAAGCAAAACCAAAGACTCCCGTGATTTACTGACATTGCAGAACTGGGTTATCGACCGTGCTTTAAGAGGCGTTCCCGGGGTTGCGGATATCAATGTCTTCGGAGGCCGCGACAAAGTGTTTGAATTAAGCATTGACCCGCGCGCTTTGGATAAATATAACCTTACACCGCTTCAGGTATATGAAGCCGTAACGAAAAGCAATCTGAACGTCGGCGGAGATGTGATCGAAAAGAACGGGCAGGCCTATGTGGTAAGGGGAATCGGACTGGTAAAATCAGTTTCGGATATCGGGAATATCACGATACAGAATGACAGCGGAAACCCTGTGCTGGTTAAGAGTGTGGCACAAGTTCATGAAAGCTCGATGCCCAGGGTAGGACAGGCCGGGCTGAACGGCCGGGAAGATACGGTAGAAGGGATCGTGGTGATGAGAAAAGGCGAAAATCCCCGGGAGGTGCTGGTGGGTGTAAAAGCTAAGATCAAAGAACTCAATGAAAAAATACTTCCGAAAGATGTTAAAATGGTAACCTTCTATGACCGTGATAACCTGATGGATTTTACCACGGAAACCGTAATGCATAACCTGTTTGAAGGGATCATCCTGGTAACCGTAATCGTGTTGATTTTCATGGCCGACTGGCGGACGACCCTGATCGTCTCCATCATCATCCCGCTGTCCTTACTATTTGCCTTTTTATGTTTGAAAATGGCAGGGATGAGCGCCAATTTGCTTTCTCTGGGCGCGGTGGATTTTGGGATTATCATCGACGGAGCCGTCGTCATGGTCGAAGGCCTTTTTGTAATGCTCGACCATAAAGCAGTTAAATACGGACAGGAAAAATTCAATAAAATGGCAAAAGCCGGCTGGATCAAAAAGACAGGGACCGGCCTGGGGAAAGCCATCTTCTTTTCCAAGCTGATCATCATTACTTCATTGGTCCCGATCTTCTCATTCCAGAAAGTAGAGGGCAAGATGTTCTCGCCGCTGGCGTTTACCCTGGGGTTTGCATTGATAGGTGCGCTGATTTTTACGTTGACTTTAGTACCTGTCCTTTCACATATCCTTTTAAATAAAAACGTAAAGGAAAAAAACAATCCCTTTGTAAACTTCTGGGACAAAATGGTCTTAAAAGGCTTCGGTTATACTTTCAGGCATAAAAAAATGAGCCTGATTATTGCCGTTTCATTTATGGTGGTGACTTTGGTTTCAGGTAAATTCTTAGGGACGGAGTTCCTGCCGCAGCTGAATGAAGGTTCGCTCTGGATTACTGCAGAAATGCCGATGAGTTCCTCTTTAAAGGAATCCCTGAAAACCGCAGATCTCTTAAAGAAAGACATCATGAGCTTCCCTGAAGTAACCGATGTACTGGCGCAGACCGGAAGAAGCAACGACGGAACCGACCCGAACGGTTTCGGGTTTGTACAGTTTGCAGTGAACCTCCAGCCTAAAGAAGACTGGAAACGGAAGATCACGTATGATGAACTGATCGAAGGGATTGATAAAAAGCTGAGGGCATATCAGGGGATCACATTTAATTATTCCCAACCGATTTCCGACAACGTAGCCGAAGCTGTGGCCGGTTTTAAAGCGGAAAACGGGATTAAAATATACGGTGATAATTTGCAGATCCTGGACAGGCTGGCTGAAGCAGTGATGAAACAGGTAAAAGGCATCAGGGGCGTAAAAGATGCCGGAATCATTAAAAATATCGGGCAGCCGGAAGTAAGCGTGGTGCTCGACCGGGATAAAATGGCAGCGTACGGGGTGATGCCGGATGATGCACAGTCGGTCCTGGAAATGGCATTCGGAGGAAAAACTGCTTCGGAGATGTTTGACGGGGAGAGGAAGTTCCCGATCCGCCTCCGCTATGCGCAGGACTACAGAAAAGATGAAAATGATATTGCCGCCTTAATGGTCCCTACACAGGATGGTGCAAAAATACCCTTAAAAGAAATCAGTACCATTGAAAAAGACAACGGAGCCGCATTTATTTACCGGGATGATATCAAAAGGTATATCGGGGTAAAGTTCTCGATCCGTGACCGTGATCTGGGGGGAACAATTGCAGATGCCCAGCAGTCAGTGGCTAAAATTGACCTTCCCGACGGGTATTCCGTAGGCTGGACCGGCCAGTTTGAAAACCAGCAGAGGGCTTCCAAAAGGCTGGCTGAGGTAGTTCCGGTCAGTATGTTGGGAATTTTTTTCCTTTTATTTATCCTTTTCGGGAACATGAAAGATGCGCTTCTGGTATTGGCCAATGTGCCGTTTGCACTGATCGGGGGGATCATTGCCCTGCATCTCACCGGGCTTAATTTCGGGATTTCAGCCGGTGTGGGAATGATCGCGCTTCTCGGGATCTGTATCCAGAACGGGGTAATCCTGATCACGGAATTCCATCAGAATGTCCGGGATGGGGCAGCTCTGGAAGAAGCTGTTTTCAATGGGGTGAAATCAAGAACACGGCCTGTTATCATGACGGCTTTAATGGCTTCTATCGGGCTGTTACCGGCCGCATTATCAACAGGCATCGGATCAGAATCGCAGAAGCCGCTGGCCATTGTTATTATCGGCGGGCTGGTTACCGCCACTGTGCTGACCCTGCTGATCTTCCCGGTTATCTTCTGGATTTTTAACCGGACAAAAAAATCGCAGCAGATCTCATAA
- a CDS encoding efflux RND transporter periplasmic adaptor subunit yields the protein MKKYIIPVLITLSVLSCSKKEEDIKPQAKKGFELSNTMLKSIDLAKVEKKNIEDEYSFYGKISADKNSYIDVYPLVGGNVLSVNVELGDHVRKGQVLATIRSTELAELQKDVSDAKTDLLVAQNNLRVAKEMYEGKLNTERDVLEARSQVQKAQDQMQRAGAVSTVYNVKKGNIYSVIAPISGYIVQKNINKDMQLRNDRSENIFDVANTTNVWAIMNVNESDIDKISLGMRAQVSTLSYPDKVFDGKIDKIFKIIDPETNAMQARVVLDNRNGLLIPDSKATIKVTRSENTTALAVPSKAVIFDDNRSFVITYKSRTDIKVKEIKVLKQAGDITYVSEGLSEGEEIITNNQLLIYRSLNS from the coding sequence ATGAAAAAATATATAATTCCTGTACTCATTACTTTGTCTGTTTTATCCTGTTCCAAAAAAGAGGAAGATATAAAACCACAGGCCAAAAAAGGTTTTGAGCTCAGCAATACTATGCTTAAGTCTATTGACCTGGCAAAAGTCGAGAAAAAGAATATAGAAGATGAGTACAGTTTTTACGGAAAGATTTCAGCGGATAAAAACAGCTATATCGATGTGTATCCGCTGGTGGGGGGGAATGTCCTGAGCGTTAATGTGGAACTTGGGGACCATGTGAGAAAAGGGCAGGTGCTGGCAACGATCAGGAGTACGGAATTAGCTGAACTGCAGAAAGATGTAAGCGATGCAAAAACCGACCTTCTGGTAGCGCAGAACAACCTTCGTGTGGCCAAAGAAATGTATGAAGGAAAACTGAATACCGAAAGGGATGTACTGGAAGCCAGGAGCCAGGTGCAGAAAGCACAGGACCAGATGCAGCGGGCAGGTGCGGTAAGCACCGTCTATAATGTGAAAAAAGGGAATATTTACAGTGTGATTGCACCGATCAGCGGCTACATTGTTCAGAAAAATATTAATAAAGACATGCAGCTGCGGAATGACAGGAGCGAAAATATCTTTGATGTGGCCAATACCACCAATGTGTGGGCGATCATGAATGTAAACGAATCCGATATTGATAAAATCAGCCTTGGAATGAGGGCACAGGTATCCACGCTATCTTACCCGGATAAGGTTTTTGACGGGAAAATTGATAAAATCTTTAAGATTATCGATCCCGAAACCAATGCCATGCAGGCCAGGGTAGTGCTGGATAACCGGAACGGCCTGCTGATCCCGGACAGCAAGGCTACCATTAAAGTAACCCGTTCGGAAAATACCACGGCACTGGCCGTTCCGTCAAAAGCCGTGATCTTTGATGATAACAGGAGCTTCGTAATAACCTATAAATCCCGGACGGATATCAAAGTAAAAGAAATAAAAGTACTGAAACAGGCCGGCGATATTACCTATGTTTCCGAAGGCCTGTCTGAAGGAGAGGAAATCATTACCAACAACCAGCTGCTGATCTACCGTTCATTGAACAGCTAA
- a CDS encoding TolC family protein: MNKIAGLFIVMSSFITAQQRMSLSECEEAFLKNNFQLLAERYNINMADADILQAKIWELPQASGYINAYNPQDRKAFDIGQAKGAEITQLIYMGGKKKNEIAFAKSNKELAQLQFSQLLADLKTQLHAGYYHLYYENLKLDHTNRQLDYMNDLLSAYKVQSAKGNVSLKEEVRLQSMVIQLNNDKTEISKNILEFEQGLKVLTGITEGIQPYFSEAEVKDMLAAQPFGDETELQKKALENNADYQYYLKLIDNSKLYAQWQKSLNVPDLNVGAGWDQNSGTFKNEVNLMVGIPLPLWKSNKGNIEKAGFAIRQSQKSADFRKLDLETRVQAVYRTWKVQHEQLSRITSADLENMEQVYNGMLNNFRKGNISLIEFADFMDSYRETALQIYDMKNGIMQSAEQLNQLVQTKIFY, translated from the coding sequence ATGAACAAAATTGCAGGGCTGTTTATTGTCATGTCATCATTTATCACGGCACAACAGCGGATGTCTCTCTCGGAATGCGAGGAAGCTTTCCTGAAGAACAATTTCCAGCTGCTTGCTGAACGATATAACATCAATATGGCGGATGCCGATATCCTGCAGGCTAAGATCTGGGAACTTCCGCAGGCCAGCGGGTACATCAATGCCTACAACCCGCAAGATAGAAAAGCATTTGACATAGGCCAGGCAAAAGGAGCGGAAATTACCCAGCTGATCTACATGGGCGGCAAAAAGAAAAACGAGATTGCTTTTGCAAAATCGAATAAGGAACTGGCGCAGCTCCAGTTTTCACAGCTTCTGGCAGATCTTAAAACACAGCTTCATGCCGGCTATTACCATCTCTACTACGAAAACCTGAAGCTGGACCATACCAACAGGCAGCTAGATTATATGAATGATCTTCTGTCGGCTTATAAAGTACAGTCTGCGAAAGGTAATGTTTCCCTCAAAGAAGAAGTAAGGCTGCAGAGCATGGTCATCCAGCTGAATAATGACAAAACCGAAATCAGCAAAAACATCCTTGAATTTGAACAGGGCCTTAAAGTTTTAACCGGCATTACGGAAGGCATCCAGCCGTATTTTTCCGAAGCTGAAGTTAAAGATATGCTTGCTGCACAGCCTTTCGGAGACGAAACGGAGCTTCAGAAAAAAGCCCTGGAAAATAATGCGGATTATCAGTACTACTTAAAGCTGATCGATAACAGTAAGCTCTATGCCCAATGGCAGAAATCCCTGAATGTGCCCGACCTGAATGTCGGGGCAGGGTGGGACCAGAACAGCGGGACTTTCAAAAATGAAGTCAACCTGATGGTAGGGATCCCGCTGCCTTTGTGGAAATCCAATAAAGGAAATATTGAAAAAGCCGGTTTTGCCATCCGGCAGAGCCAGAAAAGCGCAGATTTCCGGAAACTGGATCTTGAAACCCGCGTGCAGGCCGTTTACAGAACCTGGAAAGTGCAGCATGAACAGCTGTCCAGGATCACGTCTGCCGACCTTGAAAATATGGAACAGGTCTATAACGGAATGCTGAACAATTTCAGGAAAGGCAACATCAGCCTGATTGAATTTGCAGATTTTATGGACAGCTACAGAGAAACGGCATTGCAGATCTATGATATGAAAAACGGGATCATGCAGTCGGCGGAACAATTGAATCAACTCGTACAAACAAAAATCTTCTATTAG
- a CDS encoding ATP-binding protein: MSLKRKIALNLSIAFSLLFGIVMVVIYMSFNDFRRDEFKERFRQRLEFTSHFIAKSKDFEEEAPVFFNENSDNILLNETILIFNGRKELIYSTIKDRNVTWDNALLKELDGKKVIYSEKTVPEIYAAFRKINGENYYILTSAFDTNGKSKLEYLKYLLVTAYVMSTLLIGFFSYYFMGQFLRPLEELNQEISEVTAHRLTTQIPVRQSNDEINVLAQSFNTMIARLDDVFQSQRDFTASASHEIRTPITRMAFQLENLIKFGQHAPETLSSLKQIQKDVYQLSDLTNSLLLLTKFDKENIQSIYEEVRIDEVIFESFEAVEKSYPNLKMDFLISENTSENALLTLKGIQSLLGIVFINLFKNAAVYSENTEVDVLITETDEQLIVDVMSRGATISEEEQPRLFEAFQRGINSQNISGSGLGLRIVKRILEYHGAGISYTSPADLLNKFSVVFNK, encoded by the coding sequence ATGTCTTTAAAAAGAAAGATCGCGCTCAATCTCAGTATTGCCTTTTCACTGCTTTTCGGTATTGTAATGGTTGTCATTTATATGTCCTTTAATGATTTCAGGAGGGATGAATTTAAGGAACGCTTCAGGCAGCGGCTGGAGTTTACGTCCCATTTTATTGCCAAGTCGAAAGATTTTGAAGAAGAAGCACCTGTATTTTTCAATGAAAATTCAGACAATATCCTGCTTAACGAAACGATCCTGATTTTCAACGGCCGGAAAGAGTTGATTTACAGCACTATCAAAGACCGGAATGTAACCTGGGACAATGCCCTGCTGAAGGAGCTTGACGGTAAGAAAGTTATTTACTCCGAAAAGACAGTCCCCGAAATTTATGCCGCCTTCCGAAAGATTAACGGGGAAAATTACTATATCCTGACCAGTGCATTCGATACCAACGGGAAATCTAAACTGGAGTACCTGAAATACCTGTTGGTGACTGCCTATGTGATGAGCACGCTGCTGATCGGATTTTTCAGCTATTATTTCATGGGGCAGTTCCTTCGTCCGCTGGAAGAACTGAATCAGGAAATTTCAGAAGTAACGGCGCACAGGCTCACCACGCAGATCCCGGTCCGGCAGTCGAATGACGAAATCAATGTTCTTGCCCAGTCGTTCAACACGATGATTGCAAGGCTGGACGACGTCTTCCAGTCACAGCGGGATTTTACCGCAAGTGCCTCACATGAAATCAGGACGCCGATTACCCGGATGGCTTTCCAGCTGGAAAACCTGATTAAATTCGGGCAGCATGCCCCGGAAACCCTGTCTTCTTTAAAACAGATTCAGAAAGATGTATACCAGCTTTCCGACCTCACCAATTCTCTGTTGCTGTTAACAAAATTCGATAAGGAAAATATCCAGAGTATTTATGAAGAAGTAAGAATTGACGAAGTGATTTTTGAATCTTTTGAAGCCGTTGAAAAGAGTTACCCCAACCTTAAAATGGATTTCCTGATTTCCGAAAATACTTCTGAAAATGCACTGCTTACCCTTAAAGGCATCCAGTCTCTGCTCGGTATTGTATTCATCAACCTGTTTAAAAATGCGGCCGTATATTCCGAAAATACAGAAGTGGACGTACTGATTACCGAAACGGATGAACAGCTTATCGTTGATGTCATGTCCCGCGGGGCTACTATTTCAGAAGAAGAGCAGCCCCGGTTGTTTGAAGCCTTCCAACGAGGGATAAATTCACAGAATATTTCCGGGTCCGGCCTCGGTCTCCGGATTGTCAAGAGGATTTTGGAATACCATGGTGCCGGGATCAGCTATACTTCCCCGGCAGACCTGTTGAATAAATTCAGTGTCGTTTTTAATAAGTAA
- a CDS encoding response regulator transcription factor has protein sequence MNILLLEDDLILSAELCKFLESNHFTCDKIYDGETFLRQIKNNTYDFYLLDINVPKINGLDVCQTIRSFDKNTPIIIISAYGDLSDKKDAFTRLADDYLVKPFQFEELLLRMNSLLRRKAPSENNDQEIIRVDDLIINKTEQKVYRGGNEITLTLKEFQLLVYLAEAQGRTVSKQQITEHVWEHNFNTNTNTVEVYINFLRKKVDKDFKVKLIHTRSGFGYYLSPL, from the coding sequence ATGAATATCCTTTTACTGGAAGACGACCTGATCCTGTCGGCGGAACTCTGCAAATTTTTAGAATCCAATCATTTTACGTGTGATAAAATCTATGACGGGGAAACCTTTCTGCGCCAGATCAAGAACAATACCTATGATTTTTACCTTCTGGACATCAATGTTCCCAAGATCAACGGGCTGGATGTCTGCCAGACCATCCGTTCTTTCGATAAAAATACCCCGATTATTATCATTTCGGCCTACGGAGACCTTTCGGATAAAAAAGATGCCTTCACCAGGCTTGCCGATGATTACCTGGTAAAGCCTTTTCAGTTTGAAGAGCTTTTGCTGCGCATGAATTCCCTGCTGCGGAGGAAAGCCCCTTCGGAAAACAATGACCAGGAGATCATCCGGGTCGATGATCTGATCATCAATAAGACCGAACAGAAAGTGTACCGCGGCGGAAATGAAATCACACTGACACTAAAAGAATTCCAACTGCTGGTATACCTTGCGGAAGCGCAGGGGAGGACGGTTTCCAAGCAGCAGATCACCGAGCATGTCTGGGAGCATAATTTCAATACCAACACCAATACCGTAGAAGTATACATTAACTTTCTGAGGAAAAAAGTGGACAAGGATTTTAAAGTGAAGCTCATTCATACCCGCTCCGGATTCGGATATTATTTAAGCCCGTTATAG
- a CDS encoding HPF/RaiA family ribosome-associated protein: MKITVQSIGLTPHEPLESHIEKKVSKLETFYDKIQDCKVFLKVENNTDRNNKTTEIILVVPGEDIVVKKTSATFEESLDLCVDTAKKLLIKKKELA; this comes from the coding sequence ATGAAGATCACAGTACAGTCAATTGGTTTAACTCCACACGAACCACTAGAATCGCACATTGAGAAAAAAGTAAGCAAGCTGGAAACGTTTTATGACAAAATCCAGGACTGCAAAGTGTTCCTTAAAGTAGAAAATAATACAGACCGGAACAACAAGACTACCGAGATTATCCTGGTGGTTCCCGGTGAAGATATTGTGGTGAAAAAGACCTCTGCTACTTTTGAAGAAAGTTTGGACCTTTGTGTTGATACCGCTAAAAAGCTATTAATCAAGAAAAAAGAATTGGCTTAA
- a CDS encoding tyrosine-type recombinase/integrase has product MVDKFLEYLQFEKRCSPHTVTSYKKDLEDFAQFCLKTEATADISKADKKVIRNFIVDLSENNIAKRSINRKLSSLRSFYLFLLKIGEIRVSPADAIQSLKFYAEKQIPMSEEEMQRLSDSVFSQVTDVLEKCIMEVLYQTGIRKAELCGMMFGSVNLSENELKITGKGNKQRIIPIAADLSGLLREYTGIRKPEPEHEAFFFVNKKGKKLTEKFVYLVVNKYLSMVTTKEKRSPHILRHSFATHVLDNGAEISKVKKILGHSSLASTQVYTNANIEQLKKVFNQAHPRASKNEEL; this is encoded by the coding sequence ATGGTTGATAAATTTTTAGAATACCTGCAGTTCGAGAAGCGGTGCTCACCCCATACCGTAACCAGCTATAAAAAAGACCTGGAAGACTTTGCGCAGTTCTGCCTGAAGACGGAAGCTACGGCAGACATCTCCAAAGCCGACAAAAAAGTCATCCGCAATTTCATCGTAGACCTCAGCGAAAACAATATAGCAAAACGGAGCATCAACAGGAAGCTGTCCTCGCTCCGCAGCTTTTACCTGTTCCTGCTGAAAATAGGGGAGATCCGTGTTTCCCCGGCCGATGCCATCCAGTCCCTTAAGTTTTATGCCGAAAAGCAGATCCCGATGTCTGAAGAGGAGATGCAGCGGTTAAGCGATTCCGTATTCAGCCAGGTGACCGATGTGCTGGAAAAATGCATCATGGAAGTACTTTACCAGACCGGGATCCGTAAGGCAGAGCTTTGTGGTATGATGTTTGGAAGTGTTAATTTAAGCGAAAACGAACTGAAAATAACAGGGAAGGGCAATAAACAGAGGATTATACCCATCGCTGCTGATTTATCTGGCCTGCTAAGAGAATATACCGGAATAAGGAAGCCGGAGCCGGAACATGAAGCGTTCTTCTTTGTGAACAAAAAAGGTAAAAAACTCACCGAAAAATTTGTTTACCTGGTCGTGAATAAGTATCTTAGTATGGTTACGACAAAGGAAAAAAGAAGCCCCCACATCCTCAGGCACAGTTTTGCAACGCATGTCCTGGATAACGGGGCGGAGATCTCCAAGGTAAAGAAAATATTAGGGCATTCCAGCCTGGCGAGTACCCAGGTGTATACCAATGCCAATATAGAACAATTGAAAAAAGTATTTAATCAGGCCCATCCAAGGGCCTCAAAAAATGAAGAGTTATGA
- the rpsU gene encoding 30S ribosomal protein S21, whose product MLIIPVKDGESIDRALKKYKRKFDKTGTVRQLRSRQAFIKPSVTLRQARLKAAHKQRNLSKEEQA is encoded by the coding sequence ATGTTAATAATTCCAGTAAAAGATGGTGAATCCATCGACAGAGCATTAAAAAAATACAAAAGAAAATTTGATAAAACGGGAACGGTTCGTCAGTTAAGATCCAGACAAGCGTTTATTAAGCCTTCTGTAACGTTGAGACAAGCCAGACTAAAGGCAGCTCACAAGCAAAGAAACCTGAGCAAGGAAGAGCAGGCTTAA
- a CDS encoding YcxB family protein, protein MKLKAKAKVTIRQYLKILFSLTYSKPIMIFLICFASLMVLWITLYHLHILNLPKPVIYQYITLLLISVIQPVVIFTTILRNYYSSNHLRETLDMDLAENEIKIRGESFYMEILWPKIYKIVEKKNWFLIYQNNLSAILIPKKIYRRSR, encoded by the coding sequence ATGAAGTTAAAGGCAAAAGCAAAAGTGACTATCCGGCAATATTTAAAAATATTATTCAGTTTAACCTATTCAAAGCCCATAATGATATTCCTTATTTGTTTCGCATCGTTAATGGTGCTTTGGATTACGCTTTACCACTTACATATTTTGAATCTTCCGAAACCTGTAATTTATCAGTATATTACTTTACTCTTAATTTCGGTGATTCAGCCGGTCGTGATATTTACTACCATTCTAAGAAATTATTACTCAAGCAATCATTTAAGGGAAACGCTGGATATGGATTTGGCCGAAAACGAGATAAAAATCAGAGGCGAATCCTTCTACATGGAAATTCTCTGGCCGAAAATCTATAAGATCGTTGAAAAGAAAAATTGGTTTCTCATCTATCAAAACAATTTATCTGCGATTTTGATTCCTAAAAAAATCTATCGCCGGAGCAGATAA
- a CDS encoding GLPGLI family protein: MKQRYFFKVIFLIFANFLNAQNAFRFTYEYSYSPDSTKIENKIKETYFLDFINNKSLFYNIKHKSNDTLFIKDNYVYSDFDYRILKNTSDDVLIEYNNLSEFIYSIEGRTNFQWSINSRLDKILNFNAQQAECHFEGRKWEVWFTTDLPFQDGPYKFNKLPGLIIKASDITGTHIFNLIAIEPLQKELIIFPQKSIIISEVKYRKLLSDYRNNSQKELMNIEITSTEDGLSNEEFKNKMKEYYRRKNKKNNNFINLKN, from the coding sequence ATGAAACAACGATATTTTTTCAAAGTAATATTCTTGATTTTCGCAAATTTTCTGAATGCACAAAATGCATTTAGATTTACTTATGAATATTCGTACTCACCAGATTCTACAAAAATTGAGAATAAAATTAAAGAAACCTATTTTTTAGATTTTATTAATAATAAATCCCTGTTTTATAATATTAAACATAAATCTAATGATACACTATTTATAAAAGACAATTATGTTTATTCAGATTTTGATTACAGGATATTAAAAAATACATCTGATGACGTTTTAATCGAGTATAATAATTTATCTGAATTTATTTATTCAATTGAAGGTAGAACAAATTTTCAATGGTCTATAAATAGTAGATTGGATAAAATTCTTAATTTCAATGCTCAACAGGCAGAATGTCATTTTGAAGGACGAAAATGGGAAGTTTGGTTTACTACAGATCTACCTTTTCAAGATGGGCCGTATAAATTTAATAAGCTTCCAGGCTTAATAATAAAAGCATCTGATATAACCGGTACACATATTTTTAATTTAATAGCAATAGAGCCTCTTCAAAAGGAATTAATTATTTTTCCACAAAAGTCCATTATTATTAGTGAAGTAAAGTATAGAAAATTATTAAGTGACTATAGAAATAATTCTCAAAAAGAATTGATGAATATAGAAATCACTTCTACTGAAGACGGTTTAAGTAATGAAGAATTCAAAAATAAAATGAAAGAATATTATAGGAGAAAAAATAAAAAAAATAACAATTTTATTAATTTAAAAAATTAG
- a CDS encoding bacteriocin-like protein, giving the protein MKNLQKLSRKDLSVIHGGGDETSKQCHMNYTGTLWGEDMVITSVGDGPCPKTGRGCYSYTQTGPKCER; this is encoded by the coding sequence ATGAAAAATTTACAAAAACTTTCTAGAAAAGATTTATCAGTTATCCATGGAGGTGGAGATGAAACTTCAAAACAGTGTCATATGAATTACACTGGAACTCTTTGGGGTGAAGATATGGTAATTACGTCTGTCGGCGATGGACCTTGTCCTAAAACCGGTAGAGGATGTTATAGTTATACTCAAACTGGACCAAAATGTGAAAGATAA